One Clavelina lepadiformis chromosome 1, kaClaLepa1.1, whole genome shotgun sequence genomic region harbors:
- the LOC143450416 gene encoding ubiquitin carboxyl-terminal hydrolase 39-like isoform X2, whose translation MKGTKRKVSTEADENIVKKSILGDLEEDYASGDEAYEVDIPKIDRSRSCPYLDTINRSLLDFDFEKLCSVSLSHLNVYACLVCGKYFQGRGRKSHANTHSVEVNHHVFLNLYTLKFYCLPDNYQIIDSSLEDITFVLNPTFTKVQIKQIASESKLSRAYDGTTYLPGIVGLNNIKANDYCNVVLQALSNVPPLRNYFLREENYSHIKRPPGDIMILLSQRFGELIRKLWNPRNFKAHVSPHEMLQSIVLCSRKRFQITKQGDPLDLLAWFMNSLHVALNGTKKRSSSIVTKTFQGEMKVFSRKIPNPEFSDEQKKKLLETEEYQETMVKAPFLYLTLDLPSAPLYKDELEHNIIPQIPLSMLLAKFNGMTEKEYKGKRDSTMKRFEITKLPPYLIFYIKRFTKNLFFTEKNPTIVNFPVKNIDLEELVAADAKCPNTCYDLMANIVHDGEPNEGKGSYRVHILHQGSNLWYEMQDLHVTDILPQMITLSEAYIQIWALRKTANTNDQQQMET comes from the exons ATGAAGGGAACTAAACGAAAAGTGAGCACAGAGGCGGATGAAAATATCGTGAAGAAGTCAATATTAGGTGATCTTGAAGAAGATTATGCATCTGGTGACGAAGCATATGAAGTCGACATTCCAAAAATAGATCGCAGCCGGAGTTGTCCTTATCTAGATACCATCAATAG GAGTTTGTTGGATTTTGATTTTGAGAAGCTTTGTTCAGTATCACTTTCTCATTTAAATGTTTATGCTTGTCTTGTTTGTGGAAAGTATTTTCAA GGCCGTGGGAGAAAGTCACATGCAAATACCCATTCAGTTGAAGTCAATCATCATGTCTTTCTTAATCTTTatactttgaaattttattgcttaCCAGACAACTACCAAATCATTGATTCTTCACTTGAAGACATAACA TTTGTCCTGAATCCCACATTCACAAAAGtacaaataaagcaaattgCATCAGAGTCAAAGCTATCCAGAGCTTATGACGGTACAACTTACTTACCTGGTATCGTTGGCTTGAACAATATCAAAGCTAATGATTACTGCAATGTTGTTTTGCAG GCTTTATCCAATGTACCTCCTTTGCGAAATTACTTCTTGCGTGAGGAGAATTACTCACACATTAAAAGACCACCAGGCGATATTATGATATTGCTGTCTCAACG GTTTGGAGAACTCATCAGGAAGCTTTGGAATCCTCGGAATTTTAAA GCCCATGTTTCACCTCATGAGATGTTGCAAAGCATAGTTTTGTGTTCAAgaaaaagatttcaaatcaCTAAGCAGGGAGATCCCCTGGATTTACTTGCATGGTTTATGAATTCACTACACGTTGCTTTAAATGGCACAAAAAAGCGTAGCAGCA GTATcgttactaaaacatttcaaggcgaaatgaaagttttctccaGGAAAATTCCTAATCCAGAGTTT TCAGATGAGCAGAAAAAGAAACTACTAGAGACTGAAGAGTACCAGGAGACGATGGTAAAAGCACCCTTCCTCTACTTGACCCTTGACCTTCCATCAGCTCCACTCTACAAAGATGAATTGGAGCACAACATCATTCCCCAAATCCCACTTTCCATGTTACTAGCCAAATTCAATGGAATGACTGAAAAG GAGTACAAGGGGAAACGGGATTCCACAATGAAGCGATTTGAGATCACAAAACTGCCTCCGTACTTGATATTTTACATCAAGCGGTTTACGAAGAATctattttttacagaaaagAATCCCACTATTGTGAACTTCccagtcaa AAATATTGATCTCGAGGAACTAGTTGCTGCTGATGCCAAATGCCCCAACACTTGTTATGATCTGATGGCAAATATTGTTCATGATGGGGAACCCAATGAAGGAAAAGGATCTTATAGAGTTCACATACTCCACCAG GGCTCAAACTTATGGTATGAGATGCAGGACCTTCACGTAACCGATATCCTTCCACAGATGATAACCTTATCAGAGGCCTACATACAAATATGGGCTCTGAGAAAAACAGCCAACACCAATGACCAACAGCAGATGGAAACCTGA
- the LOC143450416 gene encoding ubiquitin carboxyl-terminal hydrolase 39-like isoform X1 — protein sequence MTTKFPEKGTKRKVSTEADENIVKKSILGDLEEDYASGDEAYEVDIPKIDRSRSCPYLDTINRSLLDFDFEKLCSVSLSHLNVYACLVCGKYFQGRGRKSHANTHSVEVNHHVFLNLYTLKFYCLPDNYQIIDSSLEDITFVLNPTFTKVQIKQIASESKLSRAYDGTTYLPGIVGLNNIKANDYCNVVLQALSNVPPLRNYFLREENYSHIKRPPGDIMILLSQRFGELIRKLWNPRNFKAHVSPHEMLQSIVLCSRKRFQITKQGDPLDLLAWFMNSLHVALNGTKKRSSSIVTKTFQGEMKVFSRKIPNPEFSDEQKKKLLETEEYQETMVKAPFLYLTLDLPSAPLYKDELEHNIIPQIPLSMLLAKFNGMTEKEYKGKRDSTMKRFEITKLPPYLIFYIKRFTKNLFFTEKNPTIVNFPVKNIDLEELVAADAKCPNTCYDLMANIVHDGEPNEGKGSYRVHILHQGSNLWYEMQDLHVTDILPQMITLSEAYIQIWALRKTANTNDQQQMET from the exons ATGACGACTAAATTTCCTGAAAAG GGAACTAAACGAAAAGTGAGCACAGAGGCGGATGAAAATATCGTGAAGAAGTCAATATTAGGTGATCTTGAAGAAGATTATGCATCTGGTGACGAAGCATATGAAGTCGACATTCCAAAAATAGATCGCAGCCGGAGTTGTCCTTATCTAGATACCATCAATAG GAGTTTGTTGGATTTTGATTTTGAGAAGCTTTGTTCAGTATCACTTTCTCATTTAAATGTTTATGCTTGTCTTGTTTGTGGAAAGTATTTTCAA GGCCGTGGGAGAAAGTCACATGCAAATACCCATTCAGTTGAAGTCAATCATCATGTCTTTCTTAATCTTTatactttgaaattttattgcttaCCAGACAACTACCAAATCATTGATTCTTCACTTGAAGACATAACA TTTGTCCTGAATCCCACATTCACAAAAGtacaaataaagcaaattgCATCAGAGTCAAAGCTATCCAGAGCTTATGACGGTACAACTTACTTACCTGGTATCGTTGGCTTGAACAATATCAAAGCTAATGATTACTGCAATGTTGTTTTGCAG GCTTTATCCAATGTACCTCCTTTGCGAAATTACTTCTTGCGTGAGGAGAATTACTCACACATTAAAAGACCACCAGGCGATATTATGATATTGCTGTCTCAACG GTTTGGAGAACTCATCAGGAAGCTTTGGAATCCTCGGAATTTTAAA GCCCATGTTTCACCTCATGAGATGTTGCAAAGCATAGTTTTGTGTTCAAgaaaaagatttcaaatcaCTAAGCAGGGAGATCCCCTGGATTTACTTGCATGGTTTATGAATTCACTACACGTTGCTTTAAATGGCACAAAAAAGCGTAGCAGCA GTATcgttactaaaacatttcaaggcgaaatgaaagttttctccaGGAAAATTCCTAATCCAGAGTTT TCAGATGAGCAGAAAAAGAAACTACTAGAGACTGAAGAGTACCAGGAGACGATGGTAAAAGCACCCTTCCTCTACTTGACCCTTGACCTTCCATCAGCTCCACTCTACAAAGATGAATTGGAGCACAACATCATTCCCCAAATCCCACTTTCCATGTTACTAGCCAAATTCAATGGAATGACTGAAAAG GAGTACAAGGGGAAACGGGATTCCACAATGAAGCGATTTGAGATCACAAAACTGCCTCCGTACTTGATATTTTACATCAAGCGGTTTACGAAGAATctattttttacagaaaagAATCCCACTATTGTGAACTTCccagtcaa AAATATTGATCTCGAGGAACTAGTTGCTGCTGATGCCAAATGCCCCAACACTTGTTATGATCTGATGGCAAATATTGTTCATGATGGGGAACCCAATGAAGGAAAAGGATCTTATAGAGTTCACATACTCCACCAG GGCTCAAACTTATGGTATGAGATGCAGGACCTTCACGTAACCGATATCCTTCCACAGATGATAACCTTATCAGAGGCCTACATACAAATATGGGCTCTGAGAAAAACAGCCAACACCAATGACCAACAGCAGATGGAAACCTGA
- the LOC143446790 gene encoding uncharacterized protein LOC143446790 isoform X2: protein MRMDARLTDHPEFKPNLSPKEVLQAGSFGGTYYRPIKSGVTKESYGPEVWEELPKDWLKGLNIKKQVASPNYDVNVNKYKVKCGGSLEMWESSNWIKAQDPYGWFQWYCRFFLGRRSDDDKRQISRWLRCAGETGRWRNNLIGKIFRAHGHYNDKSISPVVRQVLLHWAYVLTEPDYKKRAAKLKT, encoded by the exons ATGAGGATGGATGCCAGATTGACAG atCATCCTGAGTTTAAGCCAAATTTATCACCAAAAGAAGTTTTGCAAGCTGGTAGTTTTGGTGGCACTTACTATCGGCCTATTAAGTCTGGTGTAACAAAGGAAAGCTATGGACCCGAAGTTTGGGAAGAACTTCCCAAAGACTGGCTTAAAGGTTTGAACATTAAGAAACAAGTTGCATCACCCAATTATGACGTTAATGTAAATAAATACAAAGTTAAGTGTGGTGGCTCACTGGAGATGTGGGAGTCTTCTAACTGGATTAAAGCGCAGGATCCGTACGGCTGGTTTCAGTGGTACTGCAGATTTTTTCTTGGACGGAGATCGGATGATGATAAACGTCAAATTAGCAGATGGCTTCGATGTGCAGGAGAAACTGGAAGGTGGAGAAATAACCTCATAGGAAAAATTTTTCGAGCGCACGGCCATTACAATGACAAAAGCATCTCACCTGTAGTTAGACAAGTTTTGCTGCACTGGGCGTATGTGCTAACTGAACCGGATTACAAGAAAAGAGCTGCAAAGCTAAAAACGTAA
- the LOC143446790 gene encoding uncharacterized protein LOC143446790 isoform X1, with translation MNNCTTLSILLHTTGNVGLIYSLLRFCKLSTSTIMSTSANSSTRTSKPKGKPTKPLKRKKVEEKILPEFSENQLDNKSPKTSKFSVPIRENNGVFIFQDHPEFKPNLSPKEVLQAGSFGGTYYRPIKSGVTKESYGPEVWEELPKDWLKGLNIKKQVASPNYDVNVNKYKVKCGGSLEMWESSNWIKAQDPYGWFQWYCRFFLGRRSDDDKRQISRWLRCAGETGRWRNNLIGKIFRAHGHYNDKSISPVVRQVLLHWAYVLTEPDYKKRAAKLKT, from the coding sequence ATGAATAATTGCACAACATTGTCTATTTTACTTCATACTACTGGAAATGTAGGTTTAATTTACTCTCTACTGCGCTTTTGTAAGCTTTCAACAAGTACAATCATGTCTACGTCTGCAAACAGTAGTACTAGGACATCCAAGCCTAAAGGAAAACCAACAAAACctttaaaacgaaaaaaagttgaagaaaaaatattgccaGAGTTTTCCGAAAACCAGCTAGACAATAAATCACCAAAGACATCAAAATTTTCTGTTCCAATTAGAGAAAATAACGgagtatttatttttcaagatCATCCTGAGTTTAAGCCAAATTTATCACCAAAAGAAGTTTTGCAAGCTGGTAGTTTTGGTGGCACTTACTATCGGCCTATTAAGTCTGGTGTAACAAAGGAAAGCTATGGACCCGAAGTTTGGGAAGAACTTCCCAAAGACTGGCTTAAAGGTTTGAACATTAAGAAACAAGTTGCATCACCCAATTATGACGTTAATGTAAATAAATACAAAGTTAAGTGTGGTGGCTCACTGGAGATGTGGGAGTCTTCTAACTGGATTAAAGCGCAGGATCCGTACGGCTGGTTTCAGTGGTACTGCAGATTTTTTCTTGGACGGAGATCGGATGATGATAAACGTCAAATTAGCAGATGGCTTCGATGTGCAGGAGAAACTGGAAGGTGGAGAAATAACCTCATAGGAAAAATTTTTCGAGCGCACGGCCATTACAATGACAAAAGCATCTCACCTGTAGTTAGACAAGTTTTGCTGCACTGGGCGTATGTGCTAACTGAACCGGATTACAAGAAAAGAGCTGCAAAGCTAAAAACGTAA